CCTTAAGAGAAGGTTATGGTAAATAGACTCATTGACATATTAGAGCAGGAGGTTACATCTTACATTGAACTCATAACCCTGCTTCAGGATGAAAAGAGACTTCTCGCCAACAGAAGGAATGATGAACTGTATCAACTTGTCGGGAGGATAGAAAGTCTGGCATTTAAAATAAGGGGGTTGGAAGATGTGTGTAACAACATTGCAGAGCAACTTTTAGTCTCATATAATCTGCCGGACAAGGATATTAAAAAGGTAAATCTGTCAAGAGTTATAGAGATTATAGGAGTGCCGCACAATGAATTATTAAAAGGTCTTCAGTCAAAACTCCTTGCACTTGTAGAAGGTGTAAAGGAACTTAATCAGGAGAATAGGGTTATCATAAACCGCGGCATTGAAAATATAAATACAGCCATTATGTTTTTAAAGGATTTTTCTGCCTTTGAGACCTACAAGCCAACAGGTAAGATGAATAGTTCATACTCCATGGGTGTATAAATATGGGACTTACCAGCATT
This region of Deltaproteobacteria bacterium genomic DNA includes:
- a CDS encoding flagellar protein FlgN, which produces MVNRLIDILEQEVTSYIELITLLQDEKRLLANRRNDELYQLVGRIESLAFKIRGLEDVCNNIAEQLLVSYNLPDKDIKKVNLSRVIEIIGVPHNELLKGLQSKLLALVEGVKELNQENRVIINRGIENINTAIMFLKDFSAFETYKPTGKMNSSYSMGV